The nucleotide window GGCGCTCGAACAGACCGGTTTGGCTCCAGAGGACGAGGACGATCCGCTCGCGGTCATCATTCGCAAAGCGTGCTCGCGCGAGCTCACTGACCTTGGCCTCATCTTCAATTCGCTCAACATCAAGGTGGTGCAGTCGGAGGTCGCCGAAGCTCGGCGCCGTCAGTCGGCCGCCGAAGCTCAGGCCAACGCGGACATCGTCTCCGCCAACCAGTCACGACGCGCCAAGGAAGCGCAACTCGAAGCCGAGCGTGCCATTTCCGACAAACAGCGCGAGCTGGAGCAGACAAAGGCCTCGAATGCTGCGCTCATCGCGCAGGCCGAGGCGAAGCGTCAAGAAGCCTCCGGTCTCCAGCGCACCGCCGAGCTCGACGCGACGCAGATCGCGCAGGCGAAAGCCGACGCGGCGCGCGTCCGCCTCGAGGCCGAGGCAGCGGCCGACGCCGAAGCGATTCGCATTCGCAAGATCGCCGAGGCGCAGGCCGAGAGCATCCAGAAGGTGAACCAGGCCATCGCGGCGGGCGGCGAGTCGTACTTCCGCTACCGCCAGATCGAGATGCTGCCGCAGATCGCGCCGGTCATCGCCAACGCACTGTCGGATGCGAAGCTCATCACGATTTCCGGCGGCGAAAACGGCGGCGCCGCCGCGTCGACGACGAACAGCATCACCGGTGTCATTCAGACGGTGCTGGCCGCGCAACTCGTCTCGCGCGGAATCTTCGACGGCCAGGAACCGGCGCCGAGACCGGTCGGTCCGCCGCCGACCGCCAGCAACGTGCCGAGCAGCGGCGCGTTGCCGGCGCCGGGCATCAAGAAGTGACGGTCGACGACGACGGTCCGATTGGGTAGGCGCGCACTATCGAATGTGCGAAAGGGGAAATGCAGAGGCCGCAGATTTTGAACGGCAATTGGTTTTCAGATCTGCGGCATCTGCGTTGAAACTGCTCGACCTTGCTCGGTAGCTCGTCCGCGCGTCGTGGGCCGCCACTCGCTACTCGGATCGCAGCGCGATCAGCGGATCGATTCGCGTCGCCCGTCGCGCCGGTATCAGACTCGCCGCCAGTGCGACGCCGACGAGCAACGCGGTCACCGCGGCGAAGGTCCACGCGTCGGTCGGACTCACGCCGTAGAGAATGCCTCGCATCAGCCGCGTGAGCGCGATCGCCGCGGCCAGTCCGGCGGCCGCGCCCACCGAGACGATCGACAATCCCTCGCCGACAATGGAACGCATCACCGACCCCGGTTCCGCGCCGAGCGCGATGCGAATTCCAATCTCGTGCGTGCGTCTCGACACCGCATACGTGATGACGCCGAATATCCCCACCGCGGCCAAGAGCACGGCCACCGCCGCGAACGCGGTCAGCAACGTGAGATAGAAGCGCGATTCCGCCGTAGCCGACCGGGCGAGCGCGCTGAAGCTCACGACGGCCGAGATCGGAATGTTGCGTTCGTCGGACCTGATTGCGCCGCTGATCGCCGCGACAGAAGCACTCGCGTCGCACTCGACGCGCCGGCACGCCACGCGCGCGACGAGGGTCATGGTGCGTGATGCGCCGAGGCCGTTCACGTAGCGCGGCTGTTGCGCGAAGGGAAGGAACATCTCCTCCTCCGCCGGCGCGGTCAGCGACTCGCCCACGTGATTCTTCACGACGCCAACGACCGTGACCCAGTTGGAATCGTCGAGCGAGATGCGGCGGCCGATCGGATCGAGTCCCGGCCAGTGCTTCTTCGCCATGAACTCGTTGATGACCACGACCCTGGGCGCATCCGCGCGGTCCATTCCCGAGATGTCTCGGCCGCGGAGAACTGGAATTCGCATCGTCGCGAAGTAGTTCGGGAACACGACGCGATACGTCGCCGTCGGCCATTCGTTCGGGCGCGGCCGCGGCTGTCCTTCGACGCGAAACTGGAACCCCCACATGTCGCCGTCGAACGGCCGATGGTTGATGTAGCTCGCCGATACGACGCCAGGCACGCCGCGCACTCGCTCGAGCGAGCTCTCGTAGAACGCCGCGTGGCGCGTGCTGTCCGCGGCGGGCGTGCCCGCGGTGGAAACGATCATCGACACGACGTTCCGCGGATCGAAGCCCGGGTCGATTCGCTGCATCGCGACCAGCGTGCGAATCATCAGCCCCGCGCCGACGAGCAGGACCAACGCCAGCGCGAACTCCGACGCGACCAGCGCGTCTCGAGCGCGCGATCGTGCTCGGCCGCCGCTCGACGCACGATCGCCGTCGCGAAACGTTTCGGCCAGATCCACTCGCGATGCGCGAATGGCGGGAAGAAGACCGAACGCCACGACGGTCGCGGCGGAAATCCCAAACGCGATCAGGAGCACCGAGCCATCGACCGTCAACGTGGTCACGCGCGGTATGATGGCCGGACCAGCTGCGACCAACGCGCGGACTCCCCAGATCGCGAGCGCGACGCCGCCGAGTCCGCCCAAGGCGGCTAGCACGCAGCTTTCGGCGAGCAGTTGGACGACGACACGTCGGCGCGTCGCGCCGAGCGCGGTGCGTACGGCGATCTCTCGCTGGCGCGAGGCGGCTCGCGCCAGCAGCATGTGTGCGACGTTGGTGCACGCGATGAGGAGCACGAAGCTCACGGCCACGAGCAGCGTGAGCAGCGGCGTCCGGATGTCGCCGACGACTTTCTCTTTGAGGGGCGTGATCACGACGTTCTTGTTGGTCCCCGGGTCGCTCGCCTCGAGGCGCGCGGTCACGGCGCGCAAGTCTGCGCGCGCCTGCTCGAGGGTGACGGTCGGCGCGAGCCGCGCGAAGACGCGCAGGCTTCGTCCGTCGTTGATTCGCCCCGCGAGCGCGAGCGGCGCCCACAGCTCGGAGTGCGTTGCCCAGAACGGCGCGAATTGAAACGACTTTGGCATGACACCGACGATCGTGTACCGCGATCCGCTGAGGGACATCGAGGTCCCAAGTACGTCGCGGCGTCCGCCGAACATTCGCTGCCACAGTCCGTAGCCGAGCACGACGACGTGCTCGTTCCCGGTTTGCTCGTCCGCGACTGTAAAGACGCGACCGAGTGCCGGCCCGACGCCGAGCATCGGAAACATGCGGGTGGTGACGCGCAGCCCCATCACCTGCGTCGGGTTGTCGCCGCCGGTCAGGTCCGGTGTCCAATACTCCGCGGCGGCCATGTCGGAAAAGCTGCGGGTCTGCGATCGCCAATCGTCGAAGTTTCGCGGCGACGCCGGATTGCGGCCGTCGTGGAGGAGCACGACGAGGCGGTCGGCGTCGACATACGCCAGCGGGCGCAGAAGCACAGAGCGCACGACGCTCAGGATCGCGGTCGTCGCGCCGATCCCGAGGGCGAGCGCGAGCACCGCGGCAACGGTGAACGCGGGCGTATTGCGCAGACCGCGCGCGGCAAACCGCAGGTCGCGCCCGACCGCGTCAACGCCCGACCGGAGGGAAGGGAGAGACATGCCGCATAGACATCCGGCGCCGAGAAAGGGTTGGTTCTGCGGTGCCTGGGCGGCTGAGGCGCTACTCGCACCGAGCAGGGAAGAATTGAACGCGGATTCCGCGGATTTGAAACGACAATTGCCGCAGATGAATCAGGGTTGTTCCCCTCGATTCATCCGCGGCAATCGCGGTTTCAATCTGCGGCAATCTGCGTTGAAATTGTTCCGACCCACCGCGTGGCTCGGTTACGGCTCCGGAACCTTCGGCACCGTGTAGACCTTCTTGAGCCCCTCGAGGTATTCGGTGTGTAGCCCGCGGATCGTCTCGAACTCGTGCTTGACCATCGTGCGATAGTCGGCACGCGTCGCGAAATCGTAGAGGAGCGCGGCCATCGCTTGCGCGTCGGTGACGAAGCCGCGATGTCCGACCGGGGACGTCGCGTCGGCGAGCATTTCGTACGTATGGTTCGGCGCCGTCGACGTCATCGCGCTGAATTCGCCGCCCGGAATGGCGCTGGACACGCTTCCTGTCTCTTCATAACCCTGCGGTTTGCCCGGCTCCGGCTGCACGTTCTGCCCGCCGTACTTCTTGAGATATCCGAACGCGACCTCGTTGATCGATCCGATGCTCACGCCGTCGCGATTCTGGCCGTAGTGGTCGATCTTGACCTTGGTCCCCGTCTCGAGCGCGGCGGCGCGCGCCGCGTCGTCGACGATTTGCAACTCCTGCGCGAGGTAGACCTCGTCCGGATAACGGATGTAGAAATCGGCCGCGGTCTTGTCCGGTACGACGTTGGGCGCCGCGCCTCCTTCGGTGATCACGCCCTGGATGCGCGCCTCGGGACGCATGTTGCTGCGCATCGCGTCGATGTTGTTGAACAAGTGGATCACCGCGGTCAGCGCGTTGCGTCCGTTCCACGCCGTGAGCTGGTGCGCCGGCGCGCCGCTGAACGTGTACTTCACGCCGTCGATGTTCATGCAGCACGTGCCGAAACCCGGCGCCGGTCGGCTCGTCACCGTCGTCGAGTGGCTGCGGACGAGAATGTCCACTCCGTCGAAGACGTGCGACGTGAACATCACGGTCTTCGCGTTGGGCGGCATCATCTCTTCGCCCGGCGTGCCGAATACGGTCACCGTTCCCGGCGTCCTGGTCTTCGTGAGATACTCGGCGATCGCGACGGCGGCGGCGATGCCGATCGGCCCTTGCGTGCTGTGCTGGTCGCCGTGGAACGCGCCCTTCGTGCCGCGCAGCGCGTCGTACTCGAGAATGACGCCGAGGTTGGGAGAGCCGGTCGACTTGGTATACCGCGCGATGAACGCCGTCGGGAGGCCGGGCGTTCCCATCTGCACCGTGAAGTCGTGCTTCTTGAGATAGTCGACGAGGATCTCGACCGACCGCTTCTCCTCGAAGCCGATCTCCGGGTGACGTGTGATGTCGTCGCCCATCGCGAGAAGCTCGGTGTCCATGAGCTCCTTCGCTCTCGCCGCGACTTGATCGCGCGCCGGATTCGGGCCGGTGAGCTTGGCGACGAGCGCGGGGAGGTTGAGCGACTTCTCGAGCGAGTCGAGCTTGTGGACGACGTCGCGAGCGGCGTCGCGTTCGGTGGGCGTCTCCTGCGCCGCCGCGCCGGACAGCGCGGCGAAGCAGAGAAGCGCGGCGCAGCATCGCGAGCGAATCATGCGGTGTCCTCCGGTAGAAGACGGATCAGACGTAGCGCGCCACGGCCATCGCGATCACGGCCGTGAGGAGCATCGGGAGCACGACCTTGGAGCCCGACGTCACTTTGTCACGGAGCGCCATGAGCTGCGCGGTCTGCTCCGGCGACGGCGGCGCTCCCTGAGCGTCGATCGTGCGGAACAACTTCGCCATACCCGACGCGGACCGGCCCACAACGCCGCCGCCATAAATCACAGCGACGAGGCCGGCGACGCCACCGATGCCGAGCGTCATTCCCATGTGCGACGAGTAGAAGGCGCCGTTGGAACCTGCGGCGTCGCGCCAGTACATGAGCAACCCGGAGAGCACGGTGAGTCCGCCAAGCGAAGGGAAATACGGTCCG belongs to Gemmatimonadaceae bacterium and includes:
- a CDS encoding ABC transporter permease; the encoded protein is MSLPSLRSGVDAVGRDLRFAARGLRNTPAFTVAAVLALALGIGATTAILSVVRSVLLRPLAYVDADRLVVLLHDGRNPASPRNFDDWRSQTRSFSDMAAAEYWTPDLTGGDNPTQVMGLRVTTRMFPMLGVGPALGRVFTVADEQTGNEHVVVLGYGLWQRMFGGRRDVLGTSMSLSGSRYTIVGVMPKSFQFAPFWATHSELWAPLALAGRINDGRSLRVFARLAPTVTLEQARADLRAVTARLEASDPGTNKNVVITPLKEKVVGDIRTPLLTLLVAVSFVLLIACTNVAHMLLARAASRQREIAVRTALGATRRRVVVQLLAESCVLAALGGLGGVALAIWGVRALVAAGPAIIPRVTTLTVDGSVLLIAFGISAATVVAFGLLPAIRASRVDLAETFRDGDRASSGGRARSRARDALVASEFALALVLLVGAGLMIRTLVAMQRIDPGFDPRNVVSMIVSTAGTPAADSTRHAAFYESSLERVRGVPGVVSASYINHRPFDGDMWGFQFRVEGQPRPRPNEWPTATYRVVFPNYFATMRIPVLRGRDISGMDRADAPRVVVINEFMAKKHWPGLDPIGRRISLDDSNWVTVVGVVKNHVGESLTAPAEEEMFLPFAQQPRYVNGLGASRTMTLVARVACRRVECDASASVAAISGAIRSDERNIPISAVVSFSALARSATAESRFYLTLLTAFAAVAVLLAAVGIFGVITYAVSRRTHEIGIRIALGAEPGSVMRSIVGEGLSIVSVGAAAGLAAAIALTRLMRGILYGVSPTDAWTFAAVTALLVGVALAASLIPARRATRIDPLIALRSE
- a CDS encoding peptidase dimerization domain-containing protein, which translates into the protein MIRSRCCAALLCFAALSGAAAQETPTERDAARDVVHKLDSLEKSLNLPALVAKLTGPNPARDQVAARAKELMDTELLAMGDDITRHPEIGFEEKRSVEILVDYLKKHDFTVQMGTPGLPTAFIARYTKSTGSPNLGVILEYDALRGTKGAFHGDQHSTQGPIGIAAAVAIAEYLTKTRTPGTVTVFGTPGEEMMPPNAKTVMFTSHVFDGVDILVRSHSTTVTSRPAPGFGTCCMNIDGVKYTFSGAPAHQLTAWNGRNALTAVIHLFNNIDAMRSNMRPEARIQGVITEGGAAPNVVPDKTAADFYIRYPDEVYLAQELQIVDDAARAAALETGTKVKIDHYGQNRDGVSIGSINEVAFGYLKKYGGQNVQPEPGKPQGYEETGSVSSAIPGGEFSAMTSTAPNHTYEMLADATSPVGHRGFVTDAQAMAALLYDFATRADYRTMVKHEFETIRGLHTEYLEGLKKVYTVPKVPEP